One Comamonas endophytica DNA window includes the following coding sequences:
- the can gene encoding carbonate dehydratase, translating to MTTTSIDQLFEHNRAWAAQVEHDRPGFFTGLMAQQKPRYMWIGCSDSRVPANQITGLEPGEVFVHRNVANVVVPSDLNCLSTIQYAVDQLHVEHLMVVGHYGCGGVLAALNDLRMGLVDNWIRHVKDVRDKHRELLEALPVQWRHDALCELNAIEQVMNISQSTVMQDAWARGQKVTLHGWCYGLKDGLINNLQMSLPGVQGADKAYQDAVAYVASRERS from the coding sequence ATGACGACCACCTCCATCGACCAACTGTTTGAGCATAACCGCGCATGGGCGGCCCAGGTGGAACATGACCGACCCGGCTTCTTCACCGGCCTGATGGCGCAGCAGAAGCCGCGCTACATGTGGATCGGCTGTTCCGACAGCCGCGTGCCGGCCAACCAGATCACGGGGCTGGAGCCGGGCGAGGTCTTCGTGCACCGCAATGTCGCCAACGTCGTGGTGCCCAGCGACCTCAACTGCCTGTCGACCATCCAGTACGCGGTGGACCAGCTGCATGTGGAGCACCTGATGGTGGTGGGCCACTATGGCTGCGGCGGCGTGCTGGCCGCGCTCAACGACCTGCGCATGGGGCTGGTGGACAACTGGATCCGCCATGTGAAGGATGTGCGCGACAAGCACCGCGAGCTGCTGGAGGCGCTGCCCGTTCAATGGCGCCACGATGCGCTGTGCGAACTCAATGCCATCGAGCAGGTGATGAACATCTCCCAGAGCACGGTGATGCAGGACGCCTGGGCGCGTGGCCAGAAGGTCACGCTGCATGGCTGGTGCTACGGCCTCAAGGACGGGCTGATCAACAACCTGCAGATGAGCCTGCCGGGCGTTCAGGGGGCCGACAAGGCCTACCAGGATGCGGTGGCGTATGTCGCCAGCCGCGAGCGCAGCTGA
- a CDS encoding ATP-binding cassette domain-containing protein: MALITLIDAQLAFGHVALLDHAQLSLETGERIGLIGRNGAGKSSLLKILGGLAKADDGQMQVQSGVRISYVAQEPELLPEHTIFEAASAGIAHVIKLRDRYLSGDENEDLDALQSQIEAYDAWNWEQRVEETLQRLHLDPEAVVGTLSGGTKKRVALAQALVTRPDVLLLDEPTNHLDLDAIEWLEGLLVDFKGSVITITHDRSFLDAIATRIVELDRGTLRSYPGNFAQYVIQKEEQLAQEAVINAKADKLLAQEEIWIRKGVEARRTRSQSRIGRLEKLRENRSNRREKLGSVNMDIASGKGDGYQGKIVAELHDVSKSFGEKLIVKNFTGTILRGDKVGLIGPNGAGKTTLLRMILGSLPPDSGSIRQGGNLQIAYFDQMRHAVDLDATLEDFISPGSEWIEIGSQRKHVKSYLSDFLFSPARARSPVRSLSGGERNRLLLARLFARPANVLVLDEPTNDLDIDTLDLLEDLLANYDGTVFLVSHDRTFLDNVVTSTIAYEGDGLWREYEGGVQDWLEQSRRSKALAASQAKQAPKPAAVAAPAVAASPAPAAAPAKRKLSYKEQRELEQLPAQIAALEVEQKSIQEELADGSLYAKDAARAATLASRDAEIDELLMEALERWSELGA; this comes from the coding sequence ATGGCACTTATTACCCTTATCGACGCGCAACTGGCCTTCGGCCATGTGGCCCTGCTGGACCATGCCCAGCTTTCACTGGAAACCGGGGAGCGCATCGGGCTGATCGGCCGCAACGGCGCCGGCAAGTCTTCGCTGCTGAAGATTCTCGGCGGGCTGGCCAAGGCCGACGACGGCCAGATGCAGGTGCAGTCCGGCGTGCGCATCTCCTATGTGGCGCAGGAGCCCGAGCTGCTGCCCGAACACACCATCTTCGAAGCGGCTTCGGCCGGCATTGCGCATGTCATCAAGCTGCGCGACCGCTACCTGTCGGGCGATGAAAACGAAGACCTCGATGCACTGCAGTCGCAGATCGAGGCCTACGACGCCTGGAACTGGGAGCAGCGCGTGGAAGAGACGCTGCAGCGCCTGCACCTGGACCCCGAGGCCGTGGTCGGCACGCTGTCGGGCGGCACGAAGAAGCGCGTGGCGCTGGCCCAGGCGCTGGTGACGCGCCCCGACGTGCTGCTGCTCGATGAGCCCACCAACCACCTGGACCTGGATGCCATCGAATGGCTCGAAGGCCTGCTGGTGGATTTCAAGGGCAGCGTCATCACCATCACCCATGACCGCAGCTTCCTCGACGCCATTGCCACGCGCATCGTCGAGCTCGACCGCGGCACGCTGCGCTCCTATCCCGGCAACTTCGCGCAGTATGTGATCCAGAAGGAAGAGCAACTGGCGCAGGAAGCGGTGATCAATGCCAAGGCCGACAAGCTGCTGGCCCAGGAGGAAATCTGGATACGCAAGGGTGTCGAGGCGCGCCGCACGCGCAGCCAGAGCCGCATCGGCCGGCTGGAGAAGCTGCGCGAGAACCGCAGCAACCGGCGCGAGAAGCTGGGCAGCGTGAACATGGACATCGCTTCGGGCAAGGGCGACGGCTACCAGGGCAAGATCGTGGCCGAGCTGCACGATGTCAGCAAGTCCTTTGGCGAAAAGCTGATCGTGAAGAACTTCACGGGCACCATCCTGCGCGGCGACAAGGTCGGCCTGATCGGCCCGAACGGCGCCGGCAAGACCACGCTGCTGCGCATGATCCTGGGCAGCCTGCCTCCCGACAGCGGCAGCATCCGCCAGGGCGGCAATCTGCAGATCGCCTACTTCGACCAGATGCGCCATGCGGTGGATCTGGACGCCACGCTCGAGGACTTCATCAGCCCGGGCAGCGAATGGATCGAGATCGGCAGCCAGCGCAAGCATGTCAAGAGCTATCTGAGCGACTTCCTGTTCTCGCCCGCACGCGCGCGCTCGCCGGTGCGCTCGCTGTCCGGCGGCGAACGCAACCGCCTGCTGCTGGCGCGCCTGTTTGCACGTCCGGCCAATGTGCTGGTGCTTGATGAGCCAACCAACGACCTGGACATCGATACGCTGGATCTGCTGGAAGACCTGCTCGCCAACTACGACGGCACGGTGTTCCTGGTGAGCCATGACCGCACCTTCCTCGACAACGTGGTGACCAGCACCATTGCCTACGAAGGTGACGGCCTGTGGCGCGAGTATGAAGGCGGCGTGCAGGACTGGCTCGAGCAGTCGCGCCGCAGCAAGGCCCTGGCCGCTTCGCAGGCGAAGCAGGCACCGAAGCCGGCGGCGGTGGCGGCGCCCGCCGTGGCTGCATCCCCGGCCCCCGCGGCGGCGCCGGCCAAGCGCAAGCTCAGCTACAAGGAGCAGCGCGAGCTCGAACAGCTGCCCGCGCAGATCGCGGCGCTGGAAGTCGAGCAGAAGTCCATCCAGGAGGAGCTGGCAGACGGCAGCCTCTACGCCAAGGACGCGGCACGCGCCGCCACGCTGGCCAGCCGCGATGCCGAGATCGACGAGTTGCTGATGGAGGCGCTGGAGCGCTGGTCGGAACTGGGGGCTTGA
- a CDS encoding MerR family transcriptional regulator, producing MPNTYTISDLAKEFDLTTRAMRFYEDMGLLQPERSGPAGRNRIYSARDRARLRLTLRAKRLGLSLSEAKEIIDVYDSPRDTGAQLRKFLEVLGQHRQQLEDRMADLQMNLDEVREHEEEARQLLARVDGEK from the coding sequence ATGCCCAATACCTACACCATCAGCGATCTCGCCAAGGAGTTCGATCTGACCACGCGCGCCATGCGCTTCTATGAAGACATGGGGCTGCTGCAGCCCGAGCGATCTGGCCCCGCAGGGCGCAACCGCATCTACAGCGCGCGCGACCGCGCCAGGCTGCGGCTGACGCTGCGTGCCAAGCGGCTGGGCCTGTCCCTGAGCGAAGCCAAGGAAATCATCGATGTGTACGACAGCCCGCGCGATACGGGCGCGCAGCTGCGCAAATTCCTCGAGGTGCTGGGCCAGCACCGGCAGCAGCTGGAAGACCGGATGGCGGATCTGCAGATGAATCTGGACGAGGTACGCGAGCATGAGGAGGAGGCCCGTCAGCTGCTGGCCCGGGTGGATGGGGAAAAATGA
- a CDS encoding MBL fold metallo-hydrolase, with the protein MNLLEHEIHYPFGEETPGAGSCLQVAPGIKWIRMGLPFALNHINLWLLRDRFDDGTGLRDGWTVIDCCVASDSSRAQWEQIFAGQLEGLPIVRVLVTHMHPDHIGLAHWLCSRWQAPLWISATDYHAALVACNPSASHNLEGGARNAAFYERHGLDDPAFLEHVLQRTAYYSQLVPSIPGSYRRLMDREHLQIGAHSWQCIVGYGHAPEHMALYCAELQVLISGDMVLPRISTNVSVHANEPQGDPLGWFLESLQRYLPLPEDTLVLPSHGKPFVGLHTRLHQLEDHHAERLDEVRAACALGSTNAAKVMQAMFRRPLNPHEMTFALGEALAHLNHLWRHGELQRHDRDGRCTFTSVASQ; encoded by the coding sequence ATGAACCTGCTTGAACATGAAATCCACTACCCTTTCGGGGAGGAAACGCCAGGCGCCGGCAGTTGTCTCCAAGTGGCTCCGGGCATCAAGTGGATCCGCATGGGCTTGCCCTTTGCGCTCAACCATATCAACCTCTGGTTGCTGCGCGACCGCTTCGATGATGGCACCGGGCTGCGCGACGGCTGGACCGTCATCGACTGCTGCGTGGCCAGCGACAGCAGCCGCGCCCAGTGGGAGCAGATCTTCGCCGGGCAGCTCGAGGGCCTGCCCATCGTGCGCGTGCTGGTCACGCACATGCATCCCGACCATATAGGACTCGCGCACTGGCTCTGCAGCCGCTGGCAGGCACCGCTGTGGATCAGTGCCACCGACTACCATGCGGCGCTGGTGGCGTGCAATCCATCCGCCAGCCACAACCTCGAGGGCGGCGCGCGCAATGCCGCCTTCTATGAACGCCATGGACTCGATGACCCGGCATTCCTTGAGCATGTGCTGCAACGCACGGCCTACTACTCCCAACTGGTTCCCAGTATTCCTGGCAGCTACCGCCGGCTGATGGACCGCGAACACCTGCAGATCGGCGCGCATTCATGGCAGTGCATCGTCGGCTATGGTCATGCACCCGAACATATGGCGCTGTACTGCGCCGAGCTGCAGGTGTTGATCAGCGGCGACATGGTGCTGCCGCGCATCTCCACCAATGTCAGCGTGCATGCCAACGAGCCCCAGGGCGATCCGCTGGGCTGGTTCCTGGAGTCGCTGCAGCGCTATCTGCCGCTGCCCGAGGACACGCTGGTGCTGCCGTCGCATGGCAAGCCCTTTGTCGGCCTGCATACGCGCCTCCATCAGTTGGAAGACCATCACGCCGAGCGGCTCGACGAGGTGCGCGCGGCTTGCGCGCTCGGTTCCACCAATGCCGCGAAGGTGATGCAAGCCATGTTCCGCCGGCCGCTCAATCCACATGAGATGACCTTTGCGCTGGGCGAAGCACTGGCCCATCTGAACCACCTCTGGCGCCACGGCGAACTTCAACGCCATGACAGGGATGGACGCTGCACGTTCACCTCCGTAGCCAGCCAGTAG
- a CDS encoding acetyl-CoA C-acyltransferase has product MTEAIVIVGAARTPMGAFQGDFSELAAHDLGGAAIRAAVERAGIAPEKVDEVLFGNCLMAGQGQAPARQAGFKGGLPQSTGAVTLSKMCGAGMEATILAHDQLVAGSRDVMVAGGMESMTNAPYLLKKGRGGYRMGHDRIFDHMMLDGLEDAYEPGRSMGTFGEDCAAKYQFTREQQDAFATASVKRAQAAAQSGAFDAEITPVTVSTRKGDVVVSVDEGPAKARLDKIASLKPAFKKDGTITAASSSSINDGAAALVLMRESTARELGCKPLARIVAHASFAQAPEWFTTAPVGATQKALKKAGWKVEDVDLWEVNEAFAVVPLALMAELGVSHDIVNVHGGACALGHPIGASGARILVTLVHALQNRGKKRGLATLCIGGGEGTAMAIELV; this is encoded by the coding sequence ATGACCGAAGCCATTGTGATCGTGGGCGCTGCCCGCACTCCCATGGGCGCCTTCCAGGGCGATTTTTCCGAGCTGGCGGCGCATGACCTGGGCGGCGCGGCCATTCGCGCGGCCGTCGAGCGCGCCGGTATCGCGCCCGAGAAGGTCGACGAGGTGCTGTTCGGCAACTGCCTGATGGCCGGCCAGGGTCAGGCGCCGGCGCGCCAGGCGGGCTTCAAGGGCGGGCTGCCGCAGAGCACCGGGGCCGTGACGCTGTCGAAGATGTGCGGCGCGGGCATGGAGGCGACGATCCTGGCGCATGACCAGCTGGTCGCGGGCAGCCGCGATGTGATGGTGGCGGGCGGCATGGAGAGCATGACCAACGCGCCCTATCTGCTGAAGAAGGGCCGCGGCGGCTACCGTATGGGCCATGACCGGATCTTCGACCACATGATGCTCGACGGCCTGGAAGACGCCTACGAGCCGGGCCGCTCGATGGGCACCTTTGGCGAGGATTGCGCGGCCAAGTACCAGTTCACGCGCGAGCAGCAGGATGCGTTTGCCACGGCCAGCGTGAAGCGCGCCCAGGCGGCGGCGCAAAGCGGCGCCTTCGATGCCGAGATCACGCCGGTCACGGTGTCCACGCGCAAGGGCGATGTGGTGGTGAGCGTGGACGAAGGCCCGGCCAAGGCGCGGCTCGACAAGATCGCCAGCCTGAAGCCGGCGTTCAAGAAGGACGGCACGATCACCGCCGCCTCGAGCTCGAGCATCAATGACGGCGCGGCGGCGCTGGTGCTGATGCGCGAGTCGACGGCGCGGGAGCTGGGCTGCAAGCCGCTGGCGCGCATCGTCGCGCATGCCAGCTTTGCCCAGGCGCCGGAGTGGTTCACCACGGCGCCGGTCGGTGCCACGCAGAAGGCGCTGAAGAAGGCCGGCTGGAAGGTGGAGGACGTCGATCTGTGGGAAGTCAACGAGGCCTTTGCCGTGGTGCCGCTGGCGCTGATGGCCGAGCTGGGCGTGTCGCATGACATCGTCAACGTGCATGGCGGCGCCTGCGCGCTGGGCCACCCGATCGGCGCCAGCGGCGCGCGCATCCTGGTGACGCTGGTGCATGCGCTGCAGAACCGTGGCAAGAAGCGCGGCCTGGCCACGCTGTGCATCGGCGGCGGCGAAGGCACGGCAATGGCCATCGAACTGGTTTAA
- the aceK gene encoding bifunctional isocitrate dehydrogenase kinase/phosphatase, producing MFPQRLDAPQAFDIAQAMLDGFNRHYQLFRSESARAKQRFEAADWHGQQRAQRERIEFYDLRVKECVRRLEQDFGAGALPMAVWQQAKLHYIGLLVNHFQPELAETFFNSVTTQILHRTHFQNDFIFVRPAVSTEYIENEAPSARPTYRAYYPQRSEAPRPLLATLQRIIADLELQRDFEDLPRDLAAVEQAIARQEMLGRLRANFQIQVLSSLFYRNKGAYLVAKLINGYAEMPLVLPLLHGPRGALVIDAVLFGEEDLQALFSFARAYFMVDMEIPSAYVHFLRSMLPRKPRAEIYTALGLAKQGKTLFYRDFLHHLRYSSDQLRIAPGIKGMVMLVFDLPSFPYVFKLIRDHFPPQKDTTRAQVKAKYQLVKHHDRVGRMADTLEYRLVAFPRERFEDALIDEIQQFAPSQLEISDRDGDGRIEVIIRHLYIERRMIPLNLYLQEALEAGPGDANAQAQLARCVVEYGNAIKDLVAANIFPGDMLWKNFGVTRNGRVVFYDYDEIEYLTDCNFREVPKPRNEEDEMSGEVWWAVGPRDVFPQSFAPFLLGHPAVREVFMQHHADLLEPAFWQSHQERIRAGHVHDVFPYERERRFAWNLADDPLAR from the coding sequence ATGTTTCCCCAGCGTCTCGATGCACCGCAGGCTTTCGATATCGCCCAGGCCATGCTGGATGGCTTCAATCGGCATTACCAGCTGTTCCGCTCGGAGTCGGCGCGCGCCAAGCAGCGCTTCGAGGCCGCCGACTGGCATGGCCAGCAGCGCGCGCAGCGCGAGCGCATCGAGTTCTATGACCTGCGCGTCAAGGAGTGCGTCCGGCGCCTGGAGCAGGACTTTGGCGCCGGGGCGCTGCCGATGGCGGTGTGGCAGCAGGCGAAGCTCCACTACATCGGGCTGCTGGTCAATCACTTCCAGCCCGAGCTGGCCGAGACCTTCTTCAACTCGGTGACGACGCAGATCCTGCACCGCACGCACTTCCAGAACGATTTCATCTTCGTGCGGCCCGCGGTGAGCACGGAATACATAGAGAACGAGGCCCCAAGCGCGCGCCCGACCTACCGCGCCTATTACCCGCAGCGCAGCGAAGCGCCGCGGCCGCTGCTGGCGACGCTGCAGAGAATCATTGCCGATCTGGAGCTGCAGCGCGACTTCGAGGATCTGCCGCGCGATCTGGCGGCGGTGGAGCAGGCGATTGCGCGCCAGGAGATGCTGGGGCGGCTGCGCGCGAATTTCCAGATCCAGGTGCTGTCGAGCCTGTTCTACCGCAACAAGGGCGCGTACCTGGTGGCGAAGCTGATCAACGGCTACGCCGAGATGCCGCTGGTGCTGCCGCTGCTGCACGGACCGCGCGGCGCTCTGGTGATCGATGCCGTGCTGTTTGGCGAGGAGGACCTGCAGGCGCTGTTCAGCTTTGCGCGCGCCTACTTCATGGTGGACATGGAAATCCCGAGCGCCTATGTGCATTTCCTGCGCAGCATGCTGCCGCGCAAGCCGCGCGCCGAGATCTACACCGCGCTGGGCCTGGCCAAGCAGGGCAAGACGCTGTTCTACCGCGATTTCCTGCACCACCTGCGCTACTCCAGCGACCAGCTGCGCATCGCGCCGGGCATCAAGGGCATGGTGATGCTGGTGTTCGACCTGCCGAGCTTTCCCTATGTGTTCAAGCTGATCAGGGACCATTTCCCGCCGCAGAAGGACACCACGCGCGCGCAGGTCAAAGCCAAGTACCAGCTGGTGAAGCATCACGACCGCGTCGGCCGCATGGCGGATACGCTGGAATACCGCCTGGTGGCGTTTCCGCGCGAGCGTTTCGAGGATGCGCTGATCGACGAGATCCAGCAATTCGCGCCCAGCCAGCTGGAGATCAGCGACCGCGATGGCGACGGGCGCATCGAGGTCATCATCCGCCATCTGTACATAGAGCGGCGCATGATTCCACTCAATCTGTATCTGCAGGAAGCGCTGGAGGCCGGGCCGGGCGATGCCAATGCCCAGGCGCAGCTGGCGCGCTGCGTGGTCGAGTATGGCAATGCGATCAAGGACCTGGTGGCGGCCAATATCTTTCCGGGCGACATGCTCTGGAAGAATTTCGGCGTGACGCGCAATGGGCGGGTGGTGTTCTACGACTACGACGAGATCGAATACCTCACCGACTGCAACTTCCGCGAGGTGCCGAAACCGCGCAACGAGGAGGACGAGATGAGCGGCGAGGTGTGGTGGGCGGTGGGCCCGCGCGATGTGTTCCCGCAGAGCTTCGCACCTTTCCTGCTGGGCCATCCGGCGGTGCGCGAGGTCTTCATGCAGCACCATGCCGATCTGCTCGAGCCCGCGTTCTGGCAGTCGCACCAGGAGCGCATCCGCGCAGGGCATGTGCACGATGTTTTTCCCTACGAGCGCGAACGGCGCTTTGCCTGGAATCTCGCGGACGACCCGCTGGCGCGCTGA
- a CDS encoding protein-glutamate methylesterase/protein-glutamine glutaminase codes for MNRKTRVIVVDDSALVRSLLSEIINRQTDMECIGTANDPLIAREMIRELNPDVITLDVEMPRMDGIDFLGRLMRLRPMPVLMISTLTERGAEVTMKALELGAVDFVAKPRVGVANGLNELATEIVDKIRVAAVARVHRTLTAAAPASAARTSQPAQSAQAAPAPMLGRLSTEKIIAIGASTGGTEAIREVLTHLPADCPAIVITQHMPPGFTTSFAARLNGLCQMKVKEAEHGERILPGHAYIAPGGKHFSINRSGANYVAVVDDTPPVNRHRPSVEVLFRSVAACAGRNAVGVMLTGMGADGAAAMREMKLAGSYNYVQDEASCIVFGMPREAIAHGAADEVLPLTQIAPAMLAHLRSNPSHYRI; via the coding sequence ATGAATAGAAAAACCCGGGTGATTGTGGTGGACGACTCCGCATTGGTGCGCAGCCTGTTGTCCGAAATCATCAATCGACAGACCGACATGGAGTGCATCGGCACTGCCAACGACCCGCTGATCGCGCGTGAAATGATCCGTGAGCTGAACCCCGACGTGATCACGCTGGATGTCGAGATGCCGCGCATGGACGGCATCGATTTCCTGGGACGGCTCATGCGCCTGCGTCCGATGCCGGTGCTGATGATCTCCACGCTGACCGAGCGCGGCGCCGAGGTCACGATGAAGGCGCTGGAGCTGGGCGCCGTCGATTTCGTGGCCAAGCCGCGCGTCGGCGTTGCCAACGGCCTGAACGAGCTGGCCACCGAGATCGTCGACAAGATCCGCGTGGCCGCCGTGGCACGCGTGCACCGCACCCTGACTGCTGCCGCACCTGCGTCGGCCGCGCGCACCAGCCAGCCGGCCCAATCCGCCCAGGCCGCGCCTGCGCCCATGCTCGGGCGCCTGTCGACCGAGAAGATCATTGCCATCGGCGCCTCCACCGGCGGCACCGAGGCCATCCGCGAAGTGCTGACGCACCTGCCGGCCGACTGCCCGGCCATCGTCATCACCCAGCACATGCCGCCAGGCTTCACCACCAGCTTCGCGGCGCGGCTCAATGGCCTGTGCCAGATGAAGGTCAAGGAAGCCGAGCATGGCGAACGCATCCTGCCGGGCCACGCCTATATCGCCCCCGGCGGCAAGCATTTCTCCATCAACCGCAGCGGCGCCAACTATGTGGCCGTGGTGGACGATACCCCGCCCGTCAACCGCCACCGTCCTTCGGTGGAAGTGCTGTTCCGCTCGGTCGCGGCCTGCGCGGGCCGCAATGCCGTGGGCGTCATGCTGACCGGCATGGGCGCGGATGGCGCCGCCGCCATGCGCGAGATGAAGCTGGCCGGCAGCTACAACTACGTGCAGGACGAAGCCAGCTGCATCGTCTTCGGCATGCCGCGCGAAGCCATTGCCCACGGCGCCGCCGACGAGGTGCTGCCGCTGACGCAGATTGCGCCGGCGATGCTGGCGCATCTGCGCAGCAATCCATCCCATTATCGAATTTAG
- the cheD gene encoding chemoreceptor glutamine deamidase CheD: MNDAERRRVPRIAPLGSPPAIPAAPATLEALRARPRRPGQASFFYLDPHFQCNAVKVLPGEYFVANESLAIVTVLGSCIAACLWDNRMQVGGMNHFMLPDTESSDTSGRYGSYAMELLINEMLKLGARRETMQAKIFGGGQVMHNFTTMNVGERNTDFVKKYLQTERIPLVSEDVLDIYPRKVVYFPATGKAMVKRLAHAHPDSLVAQEAQRGSAAAVARVTAGGSVDLF, from the coding sequence ATGAACGACGCTGAACGGCGCCGCGTGCCGCGCATCGCGCCGCTGGGCAGCCCGCCGGCCATCCCCGCCGCGCCCGCGACACTCGAGGCGCTGCGCGCGCGCCCGCGCCGCCCCGGGCAGGCCTCGTTCTTCTATTTGGATCCGCATTTCCAGTGCAATGCGGTCAAGGTGCTGCCGGGCGAGTATTTTGTCGCCAACGAAAGCCTGGCCATCGTCACCGTGCTCGGCTCGTGCATTGCCGCCTGCCTCTGGGACAACCGCATGCAGGTCGGCGGCATGAACCACTTCATGCTGCCCGACACCGAGTCCAGCGATACCTCGGGGCGCTACGGCTCGTACGCCATGGAACTTCTGATCAATGAAATGCTCAAGCTTGGAGCGCGGCGCGAAACGATGCAGGCAAAGATCTTCGGCGGCGGCCAGGTCATGCACAATTTCACGACCATGAACGTGGGCGAACGCAACACCGATTTCGTCAAGAAGTATCTGCAGACGGAGCGCATTCCTCTGGTGTCCGAGGATGTGCTCGACATCTATCCCCGCAAGGTGGTTTATTTTCCCGCCACGGGCAAGGCCATGGTCAAGCGCCTGGCCCATGCGCACCCGGACTCGCTGGTGGCGCAGGAAGCCCAGCGCGGCAGTGCCGCTGCCGTGGCGCGGGTGACGGCAGGCGGCTCGGTCGACCTGTTTTGA
- a CDS encoding isovaleryl-CoA dehydrogenase, with protein sequence MTANLPGLNFQLGEDIDALRDAVREFAQNEIAPRAAEIDRSDQFPMDLWEKMGVLGVLGITVPETWGGAQMGYLAHMVAMEEISRASASVGLSYGAHSNLCVNQINRNGTDEQRRKYLPRLISGEHVGALAMSEPGAGSDVISMKLKAEDKGGYYLLNGSKMWITNGPDADTLVVYAKTEPAMGARGVTAFLIEKGMPGFSVAQKLDKLGMRGSHTGELVFENVEVPAENVLGGVNNGAKVLMSGLDYERAVLTGGPLGIMQSVMDSVVPYIHDRKQFGQSIGEFQLIQGKVADMYTVLQAGRSFAYTVAKNLDLLGTEHVRQVRKDCASVILWCAEKATWMAGEGVQIYGGNGYINEYPLGRLWRDAKLYEIGAGTSEIRRMLIGRELFSETC encoded by the coding sequence ATGACCGCCAACCTTCCAGGACTCAATTTCCAGCTGGGCGAAGACATCGATGCCCTGCGCGACGCGGTACGCGAATTCGCGCAGAACGAGATTGCGCCGCGCGCTGCCGAGATCGACCGCAGCGACCAGTTCCCCATGGACCTGTGGGAGAAGATGGGTGTGCTGGGCGTGCTGGGCATCACGGTGCCCGAGACCTGGGGCGGCGCGCAGATGGGCTATCTGGCGCATATGGTGGCAATGGAGGAGATCTCCCGCGCCAGCGCCTCGGTGGGCTTGTCCTATGGCGCGCACAGCAATCTGTGCGTGAACCAGATCAACCGCAACGGCACCGACGAGCAGCGCCGCAAGTATCTGCCGCGGCTGATCAGCGGCGAGCATGTGGGCGCACTGGCCATGAGCGAGCCCGGCGCGGGTTCGGACGTGATCAGCATGAAGCTCAAGGCCGAGGACAAGGGCGGCTATTACCTGCTCAACGGCAGCAAGATGTGGATCACCAACGGCCCGGATGCCGACACCCTGGTGGTCTATGCCAAGACCGAGCCGGCCATGGGCGCGCGCGGCGTGACGGCCTTCCTGATCGAGAAGGGCATGCCCGGGTTTTCGGTAGCGCAGAAGCTCGACAAGCTGGGCATGCGCGGCAGCCATACCGGCGAGCTGGTGTTCGAGAATGTCGAGGTGCCGGCCGAGAACGTGCTGGGTGGCGTGAACAACGGCGCCAAGGTGCTGATGAGCGGGCTGGACTACGAACGTGCGGTGCTCACGGGCGGGCCGCTGGGGATCATGCAGTCGGTGATGGATTCGGTCGTGCCCTATATCCATGACCGCAAGCAGTTCGGCCAGAGCATCGGCGAGTTCCAGCTGATCCAGGGCAAGGTGGCGGACATGTACACCGTGCTGCAGGCGGGCCGTTCCTTTGCCTATACGGTGGCCAAGAACCTCGACCTGCTGGGCACCGAGCATGTGCGCCAGGTGCGTAAGGACTGCGCCAGCGTGATCCTGTGGTGCGCCGAGAAGGCCACCTGGATGGCCGGCGAAGGCGTCCAAATCTATGGCGGCAATGGGTATATCAACGAGTACCCCCTCGGCCGACTCTGGAGGGATGCGAAACTCTATGAAATCGGCGCGGGAACCAGCGAGATCCGCCGGATGCTCATTGGCCGGGAATTGTTTTCCGAGACCTGCTGA